Sequence from the Panicum virgatum strain AP13 chromosome 5N, P.virgatum_v5, whole genome shotgun sequence genome:
GAAATAGTATGCTTGAATGTGCTCTGGCATACTTATGTTTCCAGAACAGTGAAATCACGTGTTTATATGAGGAACTATTCCCTTGCTTTGAACTCTGCAACGATAGTAGGCGATAGTGCTATGTTGCGATGTCCTACTATTAAACTTCTGTGTATTTGTGTTTGGAAACTTAGGTGTAGTACCTGCTGACTGCTGAGGGCCTGAGGCACTGTAATCTTTGTGTTGTAGAGTTGCTTCTTCAATCCCGGATGCAGGACTAATTCCTATTCTTCTATCCGTTAAGAAGCACTTCATGCAATTTTGCATGCATTTGCTCCTATGATCCTATTtgtttatgcaaattttcatgcTTTTGTTGCTATCAATTTACTCATAATTGCATTTGAATAGAAATcttatacatacatattcttgaTCTCCAGTGCAGTATCATGAGCATCCTGGAGAACTTGCATGCTTGATGTACCCAGCTACTTCTATTACGAAAACTTACGGTGATCAAGTTATTGAAGTATTGACGGCAGGGTAGAATCTGTTGGTCAGTTATTGGTATTGAGACCACTGGTGCTTTCCTTGCAATAGCTGTAGAACAAATGGGAGAAAGTAAAGGTAACTGTTTTCAACTTTATATTGTTTCTTGTGAAACGCTCCTTCTCTTATTGCCAAAGCAGAGACttgcctttcttcttttctgTTGGGATATGAAGATGGAACATCATCTTTAGCTGCCTGTCCTTTGTCGCTACATATCTTAATTGGAAACTTTGCAACCGTAACACCTTCATTATTGTGAATTTGTACTTTTCTGTAATCTTCAGAACAGGATGCCAGTATACTTGTCAAGTAAAGATATCATCATGATATAAGCTAATTTCATTCAAATATAAAGTTCGGTTTCTACTTGTGAAAATTTGTATTTCATTAACATTTCAGGACACGATATTGGAATACTTGCGCTATAATTATCTTAGATTGCGCTAGCTGATCATATTCATTAACGTTTCAGGCGACGTAGGTATACTTGTGCTATAATTATCTTAGATTGTGCTAGCTGGTCATATTCTTTCTTTGCTTCGCACAGCACACTCGGATGAATTTTGCCAGTGCCAAGGGTGTGTTGGCAAGTATACACTACTCAGAGATGAAGAAAACCCACGGCTAGCAATCTTTGAGAGACGGCTTCCTTGCTGTGGTTGTGGGATAGGGTGGTCTTCGTACGTATGCTTCACTCCCCTTATCAAACTTTGGTTAAAGATTACCCATTTGACTTGCTTCTGTTGCAGTTTTCTTTTAGGTTTCGTGTGCCCATTGATATGGTACTTTGCAGCCACTCTTTACTGCTGCAAGTATTACAATAGGGATCCTCGAGAGCGCCCTGGTCTTGCTGCCTCAGCTGTTGCGGTTAGTCCTAATCCCTGAAATTGTTACTTTTCAGTATGAAAATAAATAGGTTTCTGATGTCTAACCCAACTATTCATGTCTGTAAAACATCAAATGTCCTGACAGCTGCTATGATTTCACAAATGCATTGACAGTGTGCCGGCCATTTTTTTAATGCATTGAACTGCAAATTCTTTTCTGTATCAAAGCTGGGGCCTGGGGATTAAGCCAGTTTTCCCAAAGAAAAACGAAAACACCATATGTTGTAGGTTCTCTCTCATATTTTATCAGAATACGTATATAAGGCTGGGAGGTGTGCAGCTTTTGTTTGACTATTCGCACATCATTTTGTTTATGATGCAAAACTTAAAATCTAGCTTGCTTGAGCCTGATACGCCACTTCTTTAGATTTTATTCCAATGAACTAGCTTGCTTGAGCCTGATACGCCACTTTAGATTTTATTCCAATGAACTAGCTTGCTTTAGCCTGATACAGTTCAATTCCATCTAACACCTTGATTTTGATCGTTATGAGCAGGCACTCATCTTCGCATTTCTGGCAATCATCGCTCTCACTGTGACGCTGATAATCTGTGCACACAAGTAACATCCAGAGCAGGGAAAAATGACGGTTGGACCCGTTATTGGTAGCTCAGGCATTCAGAAGGAACTTGTATTTTAAGTGGCAGCAAGTTCTTGATTGAAATGTAGTTACCGTCACATGCGGTTCCTCTGTTTTCAGTTGCCGTTGTTAATCAACGAGGAATTGAGGATGTTCGTTGCTTTTTCGCAAACTCTGTGCCCGGCTTAATTTTTTTGCTATGGCTCAAGTTCTTCAATCTGTGAATCTATTGAATTCCTGATGTCTTGGCCCGTTGCACTGATCCAACACGATGCTGCAACGAGCTTGTCAATTCGTTCACTGCAAATTACTAGCCCGAGAGCGTTCGAGTGACGCTGCATGACTGAAACCAACTATAAGAGGACGAACCATTAGCTTTCTATGTTTTCTCACGTAATCGATCTCTCCCCGTCGTTGACGTAGAGTTGATGGTTTACGCAAGAAGCTTACATCGTGAATTCGTGATACAAGTAAGATGACAAATTCGTTTACTGCCATCGCAAAGATCACTGTCTGAGTGACATACTGACATGTGGCTTCAGAGCTAACTTGCCATCCTCAAATATGATGATTTTTTATTAACATCTCTGCGATGGTACCATGTTAACTATTTAAGATTAGAACTACACTTTGAGCTAGCTAGTCTCTTGCATCAGGGGATCCAtcacaaatttgaaaaattgtGCCACACTTGTTTTTCTTTCATCTCTACCACTGATCCTGATGCACCTTAATACCTTATATATCTCACACCCGAGAATGCAGAAAACAACGCCACAAGCGGTCGTCAGCAATTTTTTCAAAATATATTGCTTTCACGTACCGTTGAAAGTTTAAATGTTTAATTCTTAGagtaaattttataaaaaataagcacacattttgtgtgtgtgtgtgagagagagagagagggagggagggagggagagggagagagagagagactaacATTTAATATTTTGGTTTAGTCTCAAAAATAACATTCAacattactccctccattccaaatcaTATGTCGTTCTTTTTTCATACAAATATACTACTGAACATTTAGGTTATTAAGTTGTAAAGGGTTTTTAATAGACTGAAGCACTTTGATATTGTTGTCTATAAAATTACAAATTATAGTCGATGGCTTAATTTATTGGCCATATTCTACAGAACAAATAATTTGGAACATGTAAGTCATGTAGGTGGTCCCTCAGCTAGTCTCCTACATGAAAAAAAGGTCATGATA
This genomic interval carries:
- the LOC120674339 gene encoding 60S ribosomal protein L18a-like protein, whose amino-acid sequence is MGESKAHSDEFCQCQGCVGKYTLLRDEENPRLAIFERRLPCCGCGIGWSSFLLGFVCPLIWYFAATLYCCKYYNRDPRERPGLAASAVAALIFAFLAIIALTVTLIICAHK